Proteins co-encoded in one Chitinophagaceae bacterium genomic window:
- a CDS encoding rhodopsin: MMGKLGNATFENYIGLEQGLNEMAYQMVAHVLTLGYAVMLAGLFYFILTMKSVSVKYRISSVLSVVVMVSAFLLLYAQSQNWTNSFVFDAERGKYFLGEGTDLFNNGYRYLNWLIDVPMLLFQILFVVSLTKSKFSSIRNQFWFSGTGMIITGYIGQFYEVTNIASFAIWGAISTVFFIHILILMRRVISEGKEGIPAKAQKVLGSIWILFLFAWMLYPGAYLMPHLLGIGAEAGFFNETGIVARQITYTIADVLSKVVYGVLLTVVAQVRSQEEGYVEK, encoded by the coding sequence TAATGCAACATTTGAAAATTATATAGGATTAGAGCAAGGTCTAAATGAAATGGCTTATCAAATGGTCGCTCATGTTCTTACGCTTGGCTATGCTGTTATGCTGGCAGGTCTTTTTTATTTTATCCTTACAATGAAATCAGTTTCCGTGAAATACAGGATTTCTTCTGTACTTTCAGTAGTTGTTATGGTTTCTGCTTTTTTACTACTTTATGCACAATCTCAAAACTGGACAAATAGCTTTGTTTTTGATGCTGAAAGGGGAAAGTATTTTCTTGGCGAGGGAACGGATTTGTTTAATAATGGCTATAGATATCTAAACTGGTTAATAGATGTTCCTATGTTATTATTCCAAATCTTGTTTGTGGTTTCACTTACAAAGTCCAAATTTTCCAGTATTCGGAATCAGTTTTGGTTTTCCGGAACGGGTATGATTATAACCGGTTACATTGGTCAGTTTTATGAAGTAACCAATATAGCTTCATTTGCAATATGGGGAGCAATCTCAACGGTGTTCTTTATTCACATTCTGATTTTGATGAGAAGAGTTATATCAGAAGGAAAAGAAGGGATTCCTGCTAAGGCTCAAAAAGTACTTGGCTCTATTTGGATTTTATTCCTTTTCGCATGGATGTTATATCCGGGCGCCTACCTGATGCCGCACTTATTAGGAATTGGTGCTGAAGCAGGTTTTTTTAACGAAACAGGTATAGTTGCACGCCAAATAACCTATACGATTGCAGATGTCTTGTCAAAAGTGGTTTATGGTGTCTTGCTGACAGTAGTTGCCCAAGTTCGTAGTCAGGAAGAAGGATATGTAGAAAAATAA